In Mus musculus strain C57BL/6J chromosome 9, GRCm38.p6 C57BL/6J, one genomic interval encodes:
- the Slc44a2 gene encoding choline transporter-like protein 2 isoform 1 (isoform 1 is encoded by transcript variant 1) translates to MEDDRKDAVYGTPQKYDPTFKGPIYNRGCTDVICCVLLFLAIVGYVAVGIIAWTHGDPRKVIYPTDSRGEFCGQKGTKNADKPFLFYFNIVKCANPLVLLEFHCPTPQICVKQCPDRYLTLLSARNTRDFDYYKQFCVPGFQNNKGVTEILRDGECPAVITPSKPLAQRCFPAIHASKGVLMVGNETTYEDGHGARKNITDLVEGAKKANKILEARQLAMQIFEDYTVSWYWIIIGLVIAMVLSLLFIVLLRFLAGIMVWVMIVMVILVLGYGIFHCYMEYSRLRGEAGSDVSLVDLGFQTDLRVYLHLRQTWMAFMIILSILEVVIILLLIFLRKRILIAIALIKEASRAVGHVMCSLLYPLVTFFLLCLCIAYWASTSVFLSTSNTAVYKVVDDTACPLLRKTCNPETFPLRNESLQCPTARCQFAFYGGESTYHRALLGLQIFNAFMFFWLANFVLALGQVTLAGAFASYYWAMRKPDDMPAFPLFSAFGRALRYHTGSLAFGSLILAIVQIIRVMLEYLDQRLKAAQNKFAKFLMVCLKCCFWCLEKFIKFLNRNAYIMIAIYGTNFCTSARNAFFLLMRNIIRVAVLDKVTDFLFLLGKLLIVGSVGILAFFFFTHRIRIVQDTAPPLNYYWVPILTVIIGSYLIAHGFFSVYGMCVDTLFLCFLEDLERNDGSAERPYFMSSTLKKLLNKTNKKVAES, encoded by the exons GGACGCCTCAGAAATACGACCCCACCTTCAAAGGACCCATTTACAACAG GGGATGCACAGATGTCATTTGCTGTGTGTTGCTCTTCCTGGCCATCGTAGGCTATGTGGCTGTGGGCATCATAG CCTGGACCCATGGAGACCCTCGGAAGGTGATCTACCCCACTGATAGCCGGGGCGAATTCTGTGGGCAAAAGGGGACAAAAAATGC GGACAAACCGTTCTTGTTTTACTTCAACATCGTGAAGTGTGCCAACCCCCTGGTCCTGCTGGAATTTCACTGTCCCACCCCTCAG ATCTGCGTGAAGCAGTGTCCAGACCGCTATCTCACCCTTCTGAGTGCGCGCAACACTCGCGACTTTGACTATTACAAGCAGTTCTGTGTGCCTGGCTTCCAGAACAATAAA GGGGTGACTGAGATACTCCGAGATGGGGAGTGTCCAGCGGTTATCACCCCCAGCAAACCTT TGGCCCAGCGGTGCTTTCCCGCCATCCATGCCAGCAAAGGAGTCCTCATGGTGGGCAATGAGACGACCTATGAGGACGGACATGGCGCCAGAAAGAACATTACAGATCTAGTggagggtgccaa AAAGGCCAACAAGATTCTAGAGGCCCGGCAACTCGCCATGCAGATATTTGAAGATTACACTGTATCCTGGTACTGGATTATCAT AGGTCTGGTCATTGCCATGGTGCTGAGTCTCCTGTTCATCGTCCTGCTGCGATTCCTGGCTGGCATTATGGTCTGGGTGATGATTGTCATGGTGATCCTGGTGCTTGGCTATG GCATCTTCCACTGCTACATGGAGTACTCGAGACTCCGTGGAGAGGCAGGCTCCGACGTCTCCCTGGTGGACCTTGGCTTCCAGACGGACCTCCGAGTGTACCTGCACTTGAGGCAGACCTGGATGGCTTTTA TGATCATTTTAAGCATCCTGGAAGTGGTCATCATCCTGTTACTTATCTTTCTGCGCAAAAGGATATTGATCGCCATcgccctcatcaaagaagccagCAG GGCTGTGGGACATGTCATGTGCTCCCTGCTCTACCCACTGGTGACCTTCTTCCTCTTGTGTCTCTGCATTGCCTACTGGGCCAGCACTTCTGT ATTCCTGTCCACCTCCAACACCGCCGTGTACAAGGTTGTTGATGACACAGCCTGCCCACTTCTGAGGAAAACCTGCAACCCAGAG ACCTTCCCCTTGCGGAATGAGAGCCTCCAGTGTCCCACTGCCCGCTGCCAGTTTGCCTTCTATGGTGGCGAATCGACCTACCACCGTGCCCTGCTGGGCCTGCAGATCTTCAATGCATTCATGTTCTTCTGGCTAGCCAACTTCGTGCTGGCCCTAGGCCAGGTAACCCTGGCCGGAGCCTTTGCCTCCTATTACTGGGCTATGCGGAAGCCTGATGATATGCCtgccttccccctcttctctgctTTTGGCCGAGCACTCAG GTACCACACGGGCTCCTTAGCTTTTGGCTCCCTTATCTTAGCCATCGTGCAGATCATCCGAGTGATGCTGGAATACCTGGACCAGCGCCTAAAAG CTGCACAGAACAAGTTTGCCAAGTTCCTCATGGTCTGTCTCAAGTGCTGCTTCTGGTGCCTAGAGAAGTTTATCAAATTCCTGAATAGGAATGCCTACATCATG ATTGCTATCTATGGCACCAACTTCTGTACCTCAGCCAGGAATGCCTTCTTCCTGCTTATGAGAAATATCATCAG GGTGGCCGTCCTGGACAAAGTTACAGACTTCCTCTTCCTGTTGGGCAAACTTCTGATTGTGGGTAGTGTGG GCATCctggccttcttcttcttcacccaTCGGATCAGAATTGTGCAAGATACAGCCCCACCTCTCAATTATTACTGGGTTCCGATCCTG ACAGTGATCATTGGCTCCTACTTGATCGCGCACGGCTTCTTCAGCGTCTATGGCATGTGCGTGGACACGCTGttcctctgtttct TGGAGGATCTGGAGAGAAATGACGGTTCAGCCGAGAGGCCTTACTTCATGTCTTCCACTCTCAAGAAACTCTTGAATAAAACCAACAAGAAAGTAGCAGAATCCTAA